Proteins found in one Solitalea lacus genomic segment:
- a CDS encoding VOC family protein has translation MEIELGRTILLVNDYDEAFDFYQRILNAKKYIDYTTSEGLRFLHIVFESNTAGIWFLKASAEEQQKLVGKQTNGQPTLVFYTDDITSFNDRLIENKVTIKREIVSGNGYHFLHFLDLYGNELVMVELKQQED, from the coding sequence ATGGAAATTGAATTGGGAAGAACCATTTTGCTTGTTAATGATTATGACGAAGCTTTTGACTTCTATCAGCGCATTTTAAATGCTAAAAAATACATCGATTATACCACAAGCGAGGGATTGCGATTTCTGCATATTGTATTTGAAAGCAATACGGCAGGGATTTGGTTTCTGAAGGCAAGTGCCGAAGAGCAGCAAAAATTGGTTGGCAAGCAAACCAATGGTCAGCCTACTTTAGTTTTCTATACCGACGACATCACTAGTTTCAACGATCGTTTGATAGAAAACAAAGTGACAATTAAAAGAGAAATTGTATCAGGAAATGGCTATCATTTTCTCCATTTCCTCGATCTTTACGGTAATGAACTTGTGATGGTCGAACTAAAGCAGCAAGAAGATTAA
- a CDS encoding YtxH domain-containing protein, with product MNDNTKAMMAFFAGLAVGATLGILLAPEKGSDLRDKIGDSLKKTGDDLLGKINSGIDSAKSRFSQKVQQASDELGV from the coding sequence ATGAATGATAACACAAAAGCAATGATGGCCTTCTTTGCAGGCCTGGCAGTTGGTGCCACCCTGGGCATTTTGTTGGCTCCTGAAAAAGGATCTGATTTACGCGACAAAATCGGTGACTCTTTAAAGAAAACCGGTGATGATCTGTTGGGTAAAATCAATAGCGGAATTGATTCTGCGAAAAGCCGCTTCTCTCAAAAAGTGCAACAAGCCTCTGATGAGCTTGGTGTTTAA
- a CDS encoding TIGR00730 family Rossman fold protein, which translates to MKSICVFCGSSNGNDEIFRKTARELAMILVDKHITLVYGGGNIGLMGELARTVRDLGGKVIGIIPEFLMIKEVGLVEGCELHIVENMHQRKSLMAEYSDAFLALPGGIGTLEEFFEVLTWKQLHLHNKPVGLLNSNGYYNHLLNFLQYTRDSDFFKDRGLMKVGEKPKELMDLLLHEHAGISTNYDLI; encoded by the coding sequence ATGAAAAGTATTTGTGTATTCTGCGGTTCAAGCAACGGCAATGATGAAATTTTCAGAAAAACAGCCCGAGAACTTGCCATGATTTTGGTAGATAAGCATATAACCTTGGTGTATGGAGGAGGGAACATTGGCCTTATGGGTGAACTAGCTCGCACAGTTCGTGATTTAGGAGGAAAGGTAATAGGCATTATTCCTGAATTTTTAATGATCAAGGAAGTGGGGCTGGTTGAAGGGTGTGAATTACACATTGTTGAGAATATGCATCAACGAAAATCATTAATGGCCGAATATTCTGATGCTTTTTTAGCCCTCCCTGGAGGCATTGGAACCTTAGAAGAATTCTTTGAGGTGCTTACCTGGAAGCAACTTCACCTCCATAATAAACCGGTGGGTTTGTTGAATTCCAATGGTTATTACAATCATCTGCTAAACTTCCTTCAATATACTCGCGACAGCGATTTTTTTAAAGATCGGGGCTTAATGAAGGTAGGTGAAAAACCTAAAGAGTTAATGGACCTTTTATTGCACGAACATGCAGGAATTAGCACTAATTATGACCTAATCTAA
- a CDS encoding family 20 glycosylhydrolase, whose translation MKKQVLSILICTGLIYHANAQIVKHDFNVTGLNIQWRLIENNYKQSSNYLSEFILTNTSKVELPAKGWSIYFNLPRAIDTKFAYKELRFERINGDLVRLVPTASFNGLMPSQSVAVQMLASDWSLNRADAPSGLYLVWDDTPQNGYPLTNVKVIASTELRQMKRTPNDNYPVTTPEIIYNRNKSIADIPAQKLTKVFPTPVSYFESEGVFEMKPGLNISADALFANEANYLAVELKKVFGKSGVISGNKGAIELRKKEMNKEAYELNVSPDGVVISASTPAGAFYGIQSLKSLMPAHVWSSIQKSISLPLVEVKDEPRFDWRSFMLDVGRNFQTKEEILKTLDLLALYKINVFHMHFSEDEGWRIEIQGLSELTDLGGKRGHKNFDKEQLPPSFNSGPDNSTSGSGFYTKGDFIEILKYANERHIKVIPEIETPGHARASVVAMRVRYDRLMKEGKREEAEKYLLCDINDKSVHSSVQGWTDNVMDPALPSTYTFLEKVIDEFIAMYKEARVPLETIHMGGDEVPAGSWEKSPAFEKLMQQDPSVKNTDDLWCYYFDKVNKLIKSKGLYLYGWEEVGMRKTKLDGNSHWVANPDFTNQNVHLDVWNNVIGWGAEDLAYKLANAGYKIVLSPVSNMYFDMSYNKSFEEQGYYWGGFIDVDKPFSFIPFDYLKNIKEDRMGNPFTPASIANKERLTDYGKSNIVGLQGLLWSETIINVERYEYMLLPKLLGLAERAWSKSPDWAEEKDPAKAEVQYADAWSVFINVISKRELPRLNYYGGGWKYRIPTVGAIVENGVVKANVQLPGFVIRYSTNGAEPSVKSKAYTGPITEKGVIKLRVFDAAGRLGRTERVVNQ comes from the coding sequence ATGAAAAAACAAGTTTTAAGCATATTGATTTGTACTGGCTTGATATATCATGCCAATGCACAAATTGTAAAACATGATTTTAATGTTACTGGATTAAACATTCAGTGGCGATTGATAGAAAACAACTACAAGCAATCATCTAATTATTTATCAGAGTTTATCTTAACGAATACTTCTAAGGTTGAGTTACCAGCCAAAGGTTGGAGCATTTATTTCAATCTTCCTCGAGCGATTGATACAAAATTTGCATACAAGGAGTTACGCTTTGAGAGGATTAATGGTGATTTGGTCCGACTAGTTCCAACAGCAAGTTTTAATGGACTTATGCCAAGCCAATCGGTTGCCGTTCAAATGCTTGCCAGTGATTGGTCGCTAAACAGGGCCGATGCTCCTTCTGGCTTGTACTTGGTATGGGATGATACTCCGCAAAACGGATATCCTTTAACCAACGTTAAAGTAATTGCATCAACAGAGTTGCGCCAAATGAAACGTACTCCTAACGATAATTATCCTGTTACTACCCCAGAAATCATTTATAACCGTAATAAATCAATTGCTGACATTCCAGCTCAAAAGCTAACAAAGGTTTTTCCGACACCTGTATCATATTTTGAGAGCGAAGGAGTTTTTGAGATGAAGCCCGGACTAAATATAAGTGCTGATGCTTTATTTGCTAATGAAGCTAATTATTTGGCAGTAGAGTTAAAGAAAGTATTCGGGAAGTCTGGAGTTATTTCAGGAAATAAAGGAGCTATAGAGCTACGTAAAAAAGAAATGAATAAGGAAGCTTATGAGCTTAATGTGTCGCCTGATGGTGTTGTAATTTCAGCGTCAACACCGGCAGGGGCATTTTATGGTATTCAATCTTTAAAATCGCTGATGCCGGCTCATGTATGGTCTTCAATTCAAAAAAGTATCTCATTGCCTCTTGTTGAAGTTAAGGACGAGCCACGCTTTGATTGGCGTTCCTTCATGCTTGATGTGGGCCGAAATTTTCAAACTAAGGAAGAAATTTTGAAAACATTGGATTTACTAGCTCTTTATAAAATAAATGTTTTTCATATGCACTTTAGTGAAGATGAAGGCTGGCGTATTGAGATTCAGGGTTTGTCGGAACTTACTGACTTGGGGGGCAAGCGCGGGCATAAGAATTTTGATAAAGAGCAGTTGCCTCCTTCATTTAATTCTGGCCCCGACAACTCCACATCAGGAAGTGGTTTCTACACAAAAGGTGATTTTATTGAGATTCTAAAGTATGCAAATGAGAGGCATATAAAGGTGATTCCTGAGATTGAAACTCCCGGGCATGCACGCGCTTCTGTAGTGGCTATGCGTGTGCGCTATGATCGGTTGATGAAAGAAGGCAAAAGAGAGGAAGCCGAAAAGTATTTGTTGTGTGATATTAATGACAAATCAGTACATAGTTCAGTGCAAGGCTGGACTGATAATGTTATGGATCCGGCGCTTCCATCAACCTATACCTTTCTTGAAAAAGTAATTGATGAATTCATTGCTATGTATAAAGAGGCTAGAGTTCCTTTAGAAACTATCCATATGGGCGGAGATGAGGTTCCTGCTGGTTCATGGGAAAAATCACCGGCGTTTGAAAAGTTAATGCAACAGGACCCTTCAGTTAAAAATACTGATGATTTATGGTGTTATTATTTTGATAAGGTCAATAAATTGATAAAAAGCAAAGGACTTTATCTTTATGGTTGGGAAGAAGTTGGTATGCGTAAAACCAAGCTTGATGGAAACTCTCATTGGGTTGCCAATCCGGATTTTACTAATCAGAATGTGCACCTCGATGTATGGAATAATGTAATTGGCTGGGGAGCCGAAGACCTGGCCTATAAATTAGCTAATGCTGGGTATAAAATAGTTTTGTCGCCGGTAAGCAATATGTATTTTGATATGTCATACAATAAATCATTTGAAGAACAAGGATACTATTGGGGAGGATTTATTGATGTTGATAAGCCGTTTTCATTCATTCCTTTTGATTATTTGAAGAACATCAAAGAAGATCGTATGGGTAATCCTTTTACACCAGCGTCGATTGCAAATAAAGAGCGTTTAACTGATTATGGAAAATCAAATATTGTTGGTTTGCAGGGCTTATTGTGGTCAGAAACGATCATTAACGTTGAACGTTATGAATATATGTTGCTTCCTAAGTTATTAGGTCTAGCGGAAAGAGCCTGGTCAAAATCTCCAGATTGGGCTGAAGAAAAGGATCCTGCAAAAGCCGAAGTGCAATATGCTGATGCTTGGTCAGTGTTTATCAATGTAATTAGTAAGCGAGAGTTACCTCGGTTAAATTATTATGGAGGAGGCTGGAAATATCGCATTCCGACAGTTGGTGCTATTGTTGAAAATGGAGTAGTAAAAGCTAATGTACAGTTGCCGGGTTTTGTAATCAGGTATAGCACTAATGGAGCAGAGCCAAGTGTAAAGAGTAAAGCATACACTGGTCCAATAACAGAAAAAGGTGTTATTAAATTAAGAGTGTTTGATGCAGCCGGACGTTTAGGAAGGACTGAAAGGGTTGTAAATCAATAA
- a CDS encoding polyphosphate kinase 2 family protein, which yields MIKLLKDDRFTVTTGKGFKLHKFDPDFSIDFVSKESAGELMQEHIQRIAALQEKLYAADNHSILMIFQARDAAGKDSTIKHVMSGINPTGCQIVSFKAPSSHELDHDFLWRTSVHLPERGRIGIFNRSYYEEVLVTKVHPEFILNQRLPGVNSPDDIDKKFWQKRYESIRNHEKHLAENGYVILKFFLNVSKKEQKKRFLERIVEPDKHWKFSYGDLKERGFWNEYQSAYEDMIEETADTHSPWFIIPSDKKWFAQLAVARILLETLESLDLKYPTLSNEEQALLKKAKEELESEED from the coding sequence ATGATTAAACTACTTAAAGACGATAGATTTACAGTAACCACAGGCAAGGGATTCAAACTACATAAATTTGACCCGGACTTTTCCATAGATTTCGTATCGAAAGAAAGCGCAGGAGAGCTAATGCAAGAACATATACAACGCATAGCGGCCTTGCAGGAGAAACTTTATGCAGCCGATAACCACTCAATCTTAATGATTTTTCAGGCAAGAGATGCAGCAGGGAAGGATAGTACAATAAAACATGTAATGTCAGGCATTAATCCAACAGGTTGCCAAATCGTGAGTTTCAAAGCTCCTTCTTCTCATGAGCTTGACCATGATTTCCTTTGGAGAACAAGCGTACATTTACCTGAACGCGGACGCATTGGCATATTCAATCGTTCTTACTACGAAGAAGTTTTGGTAACCAAAGTACATCCTGAATTTATCCTTAACCAGCGACTCCCGGGGGTAAATTCCCCGGATGATATTGATAAAAAATTTTGGCAAAAACGGTACGAATCAATAAGGAATCATGAAAAACACCTTGCAGAAAATGGATATGTCATTCTTAAATTCTTTTTAAATGTCTCAAAAAAGGAGCAAAAAAAACGTTTTTTAGAACGAATCGTTGAGCCTGACAAGCATTGGAAATTTAGCTACGGTGATTTAAAAGAGCGCGGATTTTGGAATGAATATCAGAGCGCTTATGAGGATATGATCGAAGAAACTGCAGACACGCATAGTCCTTGGTTTATTATACCTTCAGATAAGAAATGGTTTGCGCAACTGGCCGTAGCTCGCATACTTCTGGAAACCCTCGAATCTCTTGATTTAAAATACCCTACTTTAAGCAATGAAGAACAGGCCTTACTAAAAAAGGCAAAAGAGGAACTTGAATCCGAAGAAGATTAA
- a CDS encoding AI-2E family transporter, translating to MPSFSLKERNNIILIILIALGAFLFYASLSVIEAVLGAIIFYTIFRPLHLFVVEKKNWKPGLSSIMIIILSFFIIVVPFFFTISMVVNKIQEFSNNTAYIKEILANIDRFAAEKLKQPNLIQDIYVKAQGIAVQVFSSVLGRVGQVILEVSIMYFLLYFMLADYKRFELSLIKYSPLSTSNSVRFGKEIKNMTYSNVLGQGCIALVQGSLLTIGFFIFKIPDAVFWGIISVFISFLPVVGTPLIFIPAAILQISNGDTFSGVGILLWGILIITNVDNVLRFFISKWFANTHPIIIIVGVIIGIPIFGILGLVYGPLLISSFLIMANIYAANRQILKEEEVN from the coding sequence ATGCCGTCATTCTCCTTAAAAGAACGCAACAACATCATTCTTATCATCCTAATTGCTCTTGGTGCCTTTTTATTTTATGCGTCACTAAGTGTAATAGAAGCCGTGCTAGGCGCTATTATCTTTTACACTATTTTTCGCCCATTGCACCTCTTTGTGGTAGAAAAAAAGAACTGGAAACCCGGTCTGTCATCCATAATGATTATAATTCTATCATTCTTCATTATTGTAGTTCCCTTTTTCTTTACCATTTCAATGGTAGTAAACAAAATCCAGGAGTTCAGCAACAACACGGCATACATAAAAGAGATCCTGGCAAATATTGACCGTTTTGCAGCTGAAAAGTTAAAGCAGCCTAATTTGATACAAGATATTTATGTTAAAGCTCAGGGAATAGCTGTTCAGGTATTTTCGAGTGTATTGGGTCGAGTGGGGCAAGTAATACTCGAAGTGTCCATCATGTACTTCCTGCTTTACTTTATGCTTGCTGATTATAAACGCTTCGAATTATCATTAATTAAATACTCTCCACTTTCAACGAGCAATAGTGTTCGGTTTGGCAAAGAAATTAAAAACATGACCTACTCTAATGTCTTGGGACAAGGTTGTATTGCACTAGTGCAAGGAAGTTTACTAACCATAGGCTTTTTTATATTTAAGATTCCTGATGCAGTATTCTGGGGTATTATTTCAGTATTTATTTCGTTTCTACCAGTAGTTGGTACTCCACTGATTTTTATCCCTGCAGCAATTCTTCAAATATCAAACGGCGATACATTTTCAGGAGTGGGAATTTTGCTTTGGGGCATACTCATTATTACTAATGTTGACAATGTACTTAGGTTTTTCATCTCTAAATGGTTTGCAAATACCCACCCCATTATCATTATTGTTGGAGTCATAATTGGTATTCCCATCTTCGGAATTTTAGGCTTGGTATATGGCCCACTGCTTATTTCAAGCTTTCTAATTATGGCAAATATTTATGCAGCAAATAGGCAAATTTTAAAAGAAGAAGAAGTAAATTAA
- a CDS encoding DsbA family oxidoreductase: MKIEVWSDIACPFCYIGKRRLENALADFPDSDKVEVIWRSFELDPNANYEKNKDHYTRLAEKYGRDREWAVQMSENVTAMAAEEGLEFDFNKNIPANTFDAHRLIHLAQKNGFQDAAKERLLKAHFSEGKDIAHHPTLVELGAEIGLKEDEVKRMLESDEFGYDVRVNEQEAQQIGVKGVPFFVFNRKYGVSGAQPLEVFTETLNKAWAEVKPVLDINQSTARGVCTPEGSCEI; encoded by the coding sequence ATGAAGATAGAAGTTTGGTCGGACATAGCCTGTCCGTTTTGTTATATTGGGAAAAGAAGGCTGGAAAATGCATTGGCGGATTTCCCTGATAGTGATAAAGTTGAGGTGATTTGGAGGAGTTTTGAGCTGGATCCAAATGCGAATTATGAGAAGAACAAGGATCATTATACCCGTTTGGCTGAAAAATATGGACGAGACCGCGAGTGGGCTGTGCAAATGAGTGAGAATGTTACCGCAATGGCTGCCGAGGAAGGTCTTGAATTTGATTTCAATAAAAATATACCTGCTAATACTTTTGATGCTCACCGTCTTATACATTTGGCACAGAAAAACGGATTTCAGGACGCTGCCAAAGAACGCTTGCTGAAAGCTCATTTTTCAGAGGGTAAAGATATTGCCCACCATCCTACTTTGGTGGAGCTTGGGGCGGAGATTGGATTAAAAGAAGATGAAGTTAAGCGGATGTTGGAATCTGATGAATTTGGATATGATGTACGTGTGAACGAGCAGGAGGCACAACAAATCGGGGTTAAGGGAGTGCCGTTTTTTGTTTTTAACCGTAAGTACGGTGTTTCGGGAGCGCAACCCTTGGAGGTATTTACTGAAACCTTAAATAAGGCATGGGCAGAGGTTAAGCCTGTTTTGGATATTAATCAATCAACTGCCAGGGGTGTATGTACGCCTGAAGGCAGCTGTGAAATTTAG
- a CDS encoding YfcE family phosphodiesterase, translated as MKITILSDIHDNVWNLNALFDFIKHTDALIFCGDICAPFMLSILAKNYSNPIHMVFGNNDGDRFNLLGKAIQHPHVKLYGEVMSAELDGKLFYVNHYPEIALEVARSGEFDVICYGHDHDHAILQHEDYLAINPGTVMGFAPRKLAACPATFVIYDTVSNRVESFEIITGPNGKSIAPFGN; from the coding sequence ATGAAAATTACAATACTATCAGATATACATGATAACGTTTGGAACTTAAATGCCCTTTTTGATTTCATCAAACATACCGACGCACTAATTTTCTGTGGTGACATTTGCGCTCCATTCATGTTAAGCATTCTGGCAAAAAATTATTCAAATCCAATCCACATGGTCTTTGGCAACAATGATGGCGACCGATTTAACTTGTTGGGAAAAGCGATACAGCATCCTCATGTTAAGCTATATGGAGAGGTAATGAGTGCTGAGTTGGATGGAAAATTGTTTTATGTGAACCACTACCCTGAAATTGCACTGGAAGTTGCACGATCAGGCGAATTTGATGTGATCTGTTACGGTCATGACCATGACCATGCCATTTTACAACATGAAGATTATTTGGCTATTAATCCTGGAACTGTCATGGGATTTGCGCCCCGTAAACTTGCAGCTTGTCCCGCTACTTTTGTAATATATGACACTGTAAGCAACAGAGTAGAGAGCTTTGAAATTATAACTGGCCCAAACGGTAAAAGCATTGCTCCATTCGGCAATTAG